In Streptomyces sp. NBC_00569, a single genomic region encodes these proteins:
- a CDS encoding TetR/AcrR family transcriptional regulator, with translation MVGMSKARGRPRTFDRDAALEAAIRLFWERGFEATSLGELTEAMGIRPGSLYAAFGDKKALFREAVEVYGRSPVGSFPARALAEEPTARGAVSRILHEAAVVYADPSHPAGCLAISAATNVTVQDEEIAKFLRDVRNAGLAAIEQRLRQAKEEGELPAGVDASALASYFATIVQGLSQRARDGADADELSQVAELALAAWPGGD, from the coding sequence ATGGTGGGCATGAGCAAGGCACGCGGGCGACCGCGCACGTTCGACCGGGACGCGGCGCTGGAGGCGGCCATTCGGCTGTTCTGGGAGCGCGGATTCGAGGCGACCTCGCTGGGCGAACTGACGGAGGCGATGGGCATCCGCCCGGGCAGTCTGTACGCGGCGTTCGGCGACAAGAAGGCGCTCTTCAGGGAGGCTGTCGAGGTGTACGGGCGGTCGCCGGTGGGGTCGTTCCCGGCGCGTGCCCTGGCCGAGGAGCCCACGGCTCGCGGCGCCGTGTCCCGGATCCTGCATGAGGCGGCGGTGGTCTATGCGGATCCGTCGCACCCGGCGGGCTGCCTGGCCATCAGCGCGGCCACGAACGTCACCGTGCAGGACGAGGAGATCGCCAAGTTCCTGCGCGACGTGCGTAACGCGGGCCTGGCCGCCATCGAGCAGCGCCTGCGCCAGGCCAAGGAAGAAGGGGAGCTGCCGGCCGGGGTCGACGCGTCGGCACTGGCCTCCTACTTCGCCACCATCGTGCAGGGACTTTCGCAGCGCGCGCGGGACGGAGCCGACGCGGACGAGCTGTCCCAGGTGGCCGAGCTGGCGCTGGCGGCGTGGCCTGGCGGCGACTGA
- a CDS encoding HGxxPAAW family protein yields the protein MNAHRHDEGHTVAGWAGFAVATGGAIITGLGICGRRPGIWLGICVLASAALVTWGLHLAGWGKPPGPRASDLRGRDRAARNGHADCLGCRMAGRRGVPVRPAVTPEPTVTPAEAPSPADL from the coding sequence CTGAACGCGCATCGGCACGACGAGGGGCACACCGTCGCCGGGTGGGCCGGCTTCGCCGTTGCCACCGGCGGAGCGATCATCACCGGCCTCGGCATCTGCGGCCGGCGACCCGGGATCTGGCTGGGGATCTGCGTCCTGGCTTCGGCAGCGCTGGTCACATGGGGTCTGCACCTCGCGGGCTGGGGCAAGCCGCCCGGCCCGCGGGCTTCGGATCTCAGGGGCCGGGACCGCGCCGCACGCAACGGGCACGCCGACTGCCTCGGGTGCCGGATGGCCGGGCGACGCGGGGTTCCGGTGCGTCCGGCCGTCACCCCCGAGCCCACCGTCACACCCGCGGAAGCGCCGTCCCCCGCCGACCTCTGA
- a CDS encoding ArsR/SmtB family transcription factor, which yields MDQVFKALADPTRRRLLDRLREHNGQTLRELCDRLDMARQSATQHLDILERAGLVTVVRRGRERLHYLNPAPIHEIEERWISEFDKPRLQALSAIRNQAEEYAMTSGSASVPSYVYVTYIRARAEQVWQALTDADLTARYWGHANVSDWQPGSDWEHRRVDGSGAVDVVGQVLKAEPPTRLVITFEDAPDAQPPRDPSVVTFLVEPHEDIVRLTVTHENLPNSEMLNGISQGWPAVLANLKSLLETGEVLPQAPWSMSSSHA from the coding sequence ATGGACCAGGTCTTCAAAGCGCTGGCCGATCCCACCCGGCGGCGGCTGCTCGACCGTCTGCGCGAGCACAACGGCCAGACGTTGCGCGAGCTGTGCGACCGCCTGGACATGGCGCGCCAGTCGGCCACCCAGCATCTCGACATCTTGGAGCGCGCCGGCCTCGTGACCGTCGTCCGGCGCGGACGCGAACGGCTTCACTACCTCAATCCGGCCCCGATCCACGAGATCGAGGAACGCTGGATCTCCGAGTTCGACAAGCCCCGTCTGCAAGCTCTCAGCGCCATCAGGAACCAGGCAGAGGAGTACGCCATGACCAGCGGATCAGCATCCGTACCGTCCTACGTCTACGTCACCTACATCCGGGCCCGCGCGGAGCAGGTGTGGCAGGCCCTGACGGACGCAGACCTGACGGCGCGCTATTGGGGACACGCCAACGTCTCCGACTGGCAGCCGGGCTCGGACTGGGAGCACCGACGCGTCGACGGATCGGGGGCCGTCGACGTCGTCGGTCAGGTCCTCAAGGCCGAGCCGCCGACACGTCTGGTCATCACGTTCGAGGACGCCCCGGACGCCCAGCCGCCGCGCGACCCGTCCGTGGTCACCTTCCTCGTCGAGCCGCACGAAGACATCGTCCGGCTCACCGTGACCCACGAGAACCTTCCCAACTCGGAAATGCTGAACGGCATTTCACAGGGATGGCCGGCCGTACTCGCGAACCTCAAGTCGCTGCTCGAGACCGGCGAGGTGCTCCCGCAGGCGCCGTGGAGCATGTCGAGCTCGCATGCCTGA
- a CDS encoding discoidin domain-containing protein — protein MFRKSPYIHIGTDEVPPEAAQKACPELVAYQKAKGYPYVGDALVEFINDLDRTVRDHGKTTQVWQWWDYQQPTSITPDERIVVNEWLSSPEGRAAKGYRTIGTQDGPLYVSPGFGATPGSYGFFDIRTTYRDYAFVQRDGILGYRVARWSDHTQTFSLGWVDYFARRPLAVVAERTWATPAGSDVRPFLDCYDQVGDALPLPVTGDIGENPGMLSQDGWTATATSQETTGEPGQASRAVDNDPYTHWHSDYSAGLPQQLSIDLGREQHLSGIRYMPRQDGGTNGRVKAYEVLVSDDGATWRKVATGTFPNDRTEYVVPVAPVTARHVALRALSEHGDQNRFAAVAELDVVRAR, from the coding sequence ATCTTCAGGAAGAGCCCCTACATCCACATCGGCACGGATGAAGTACCGCCGGAGGCGGCACAGAAGGCGTGCCCCGAACTCGTCGCCTACCAGAAGGCCAAGGGGTACCCCTACGTCGGCGACGCGCTCGTCGAATTCATCAACGACCTCGACCGGACCGTACGTGACCACGGAAAGACCACCCAGGTCTGGCAGTGGTGGGACTACCAGCAGCCCACCAGTATCACCCCCGACGAACGGATCGTGGTCAACGAGTGGCTGTCGAGCCCTGAAGGCCGGGCCGCGAAGGGGTACCGGACCATCGGCACCCAGGACGGACCCCTGTACGTGAGCCCGGGATTCGGTGCCACGCCCGGCAGTTACGGCTTCTTCGACATCCGCACCACCTACCGCGACTACGCGTTCGTGCAGCGGGACGGCATCCTGGGCTACCGCGTCGCCCGCTGGTCGGACCACACCCAGACCTTCTCGCTCGGCTGGGTCGACTACTTCGCCCGGCGGCCCCTGGCCGTCGTCGCCGAGCGGACCTGGGCCACCCCGGCGGGCTCCGACGTACGTCCCTTCCTGGACTGCTACGACCAGGTCGGCGACGCCCTGCCCCTGCCCGTCACCGGGGACATCGGCGAGAACCCGGGCATGCTGAGTCAAGACGGCTGGACGGCGACCGCCACGAGCCAGGAGACCACCGGCGAACCCGGCCAGGCCTCACGAGCCGTCGACAACGACCCGTACACGCACTGGCACAGTGACTACAGCGCCGGACTTCCCCAGCAACTCTCCATCGACCTCGGCCGCGAGCAACATCTCTCCGGCATCCGCTACATGCCACGTCAGGACGGCGGCACGAACGGCCGGGTGAAGGCGTACGAGGTGTTGGTGTCCGACGACGGAGCCACCTGGCGGAAGGTGGCGACCGGCACCTTCCCGAACGACCGCACCGAGTACGTCGTCCCGGTGGCCCCGGTCACCGCGCGCCATGTCGCCCTGCGGGCACTGAGCGAACACGGCGACCAGAACCGGTTCGCGGCGGTGGCGGAACTGGATGTGGTGCGGGCGCGCTGA
- a CDS encoding dihydrofolate reductase family protein gives MRTLISTAFVSLDGVVEAPGGEPGYRNSGWTFKDVEFLPEAFEIKGREQQEAAAMMMGRVSYEAFSPVWPGMEEFAQYKAMPKYVVSTTLTEDELVSDWGETTILRSLDEVAALKETEGGPIIIHGSAALNRSLSDAGLIDRYHLLVFPLLLGAGKRLFSDTDKDTQKLRLVESEAYANGLQKQVFDVVR, from the coding sequence ATGCGCACTCTGATCAGCACCGCCTTCGTCTCGCTCGACGGCGTCGTCGAGGCCCCGGGTGGCGAGCCCGGCTACCGGAACTCCGGGTGGACCTTCAAGGACGTCGAATTCCTCCCGGAGGCGTTCGAGATCAAGGGCCGCGAGCAGCAGGAGGCCGCCGCCATGATGATGGGCCGCGTCAGCTACGAGGCGTTCAGCCCCGTCTGGCCCGGCATGGAGGAATTCGCCCAGTACAAGGCCATGCCCAAATACGTCGTCTCCACCACCCTCACCGAGGACGAGCTCGTCTCGGACTGGGGCGAGACCACGATCCTGCGCTCCCTCGACGAGGTCGCCGCGCTCAAGGAGACCGAGGGCGGGCCGATCATCATCCACGGCAGCGCCGCCCTCAACCGGAGCCTCTCCGACGCCGGCCTCATCGACCGCTACCACCTGCTTGTCTTCCCGCTGCTGCTCGGCGCGGGCAAGCGCCTGTTCAGCGACACGGACAAGGACACCCAGAAGCTCAGGCTCGTCGAGTCCGAGGCGTACGCCAACGGCCTGCAGAAGCAGGTGTTCGACGTCGTCCGCTGA
- a CDS encoding aspartate/glutamate racemase family protein: MRILVVNVNTTASMTESIGAQAAAVASPGTEIVPLTPPFGAESVEGNYESYLAAVAVMEAVRSYPHPFDAVIQAGYGEHGREGLQELLDVPVVDITEAAASTAQFLGHRYSVVTTLDRTVPLIEDRLKLAGLSDRCASVRASGMAVLDLESDEEAAVEAIVEQAAQAVERDRAEVICLGCGGMAGLTERVVKRTGVPVVDGVAAAVTIAESLVRLGLSTSKVRTYAAPRPKTIKNWPPRAA, encoded by the coding sequence ATGCGCATCCTCGTCGTCAACGTCAACACCACCGCCTCGATGACCGAGAGCATCGGCGCCCAGGCCGCCGCCGTCGCCTCACCGGGAACGGAGATCGTGCCCCTCACTCCGCCGTTCGGCGCGGAGTCGGTGGAAGGCAACTACGAGAGCTACCTCGCGGCCGTCGCGGTGATGGAGGCGGTCCGCTCCTACCCGCACCCCTTCGACGCCGTCATCCAGGCCGGGTACGGCGAGCACGGACGGGAGGGGCTCCAGGAACTCCTCGACGTCCCGGTCGTCGACATCACGGAAGCCGCCGCGAGCACCGCGCAGTTCCTGGGCCACCGCTACTCCGTGGTCACCACGCTCGACCGGACCGTGCCGCTCATCGAGGACCGGCTCAAGCTCGCCGGTCTCTCGGACCGCTGCGCGTCGGTGCGGGCCAGCGGAATGGCCGTACTGGACCTGGAGAGCGACGAGGAAGCCGCCGTCGAGGCCATCGTGGAACAGGCTGCCCAGGCCGTCGAACGCGACCGGGCCGAGGTGATCTGCCTCGGTTGCGGCGGCATGGCCGGCCTCACCGAGCGAGTCGTCAAGCGCACCGGTGTCCCCGTCGTGGACGGCGTCGCGGCGGCCGTCACCATCGCCGAGTCCCTCGTCCGCCTCGGCCTCTCCACCTCGAAGGTACGCACGTACGCGGCGCCCCGCCCCAAGACCATCAAGAACTGGCCGCCGCGGGCCGCGTGA
- a CDS encoding NCS1 family nucleobase:cation symporter-1: MAAVHEKPPTAAVDGEPRTSPGLYSPDLAPTKKEGRRWGAYSVFTLWGNDVHSLGNYAFAIGLFALGMSVWNILVAFAVASALLFLLLTLSGYMGNKTGVPFPVMSRIAFGVKGAQIPAIVRGVVAIAWFGIQTYLAASVLGALVKVLFPGLRSLDENSILGLSTLGWATFLTLWVIQVVIVSYGMELIRKYMAFAAPTILITMSALAIWMFIRADGSISMSTGHAPHGLDMWRQIFESAALWVVIYGTFVLNFCDFTRSAKSRRAIVRGNLVGIPVNMLFFAGIVVVLSGAQFKLNGEVITGPEDIVRSIPNTFLMAAASLAFITLTIAVNLMANFVAPIYALVNLFPRTLDFRRSGVVSAVIGLVILPWNLYDNPTVVNYFLGGLGALLGPIFGVVMADYWLVRKTRVNVPDLYTDDQQGDYFYQRGFHMKAIAAFVPAAAVAVVIALVPAFKSASGFSWFIGAILSAVVYLVLADRKKATRDVDGEAIAVDAA, encoded by the coding sequence ATGGCCGCCGTGCACGAGAAGCCACCCACCGCTGCGGTCGACGGGGAACCCCGGACGAGCCCCGGGCTGTACAGCCCCGACCTCGCCCCCACGAAGAAGGAAGGGCGCCGCTGGGGCGCCTACAGCGTCTTCACCCTCTGGGGCAACGACGTACACAGCCTCGGCAACTACGCTTTCGCGATAGGCCTGTTCGCCCTGGGGATGAGCGTCTGGAACATCCTGGTCGCCTTCGCGGTCGCGTCGGCACTGCTCTTCCTGCTCCTGACCCTCTCGGGTTACATGGGCAACAAGACGGGTGTCCCGTTCCCCGTCATGAGCCGCATCGCCTTCGGCGTCAAGGGAGCGCAGATCCCGGCCATCGTCCGCGGCGTCGTGGCCATCGCATGGTTCGGCATCCAGACGTACCTGGCGGCGTCCGTGCTGGGCGCGCTCGTCAAGGTGCTCTTCCCCGGGCTGCGCTCGCTCGACGAGAACTCGATCCTCGGACTCTCCACCCTGGGCTGGGCGACGTTCCTGACCCTGTGGGTCATTCAGGTCGTCATCGTCAGCTACGGCATGGAACTCATCCGCAAGTACATGGCGTTCGCGGCACCGACGATCCTCATCACTATGTCCGCCCTGGCGATCTGGATGTTCATCCGCGCCGACGGCTCCATCTCCATGTCGACCGGGCACGCGCCGCACGGCCTCGACATGTGGCGCCAGATCTTCGAGAGCGCCGCCCTCTGGGTCGTCATCTACGGCACCTTCGTGCTCAACTTCTGCGACTTCACACGCTCCGCCAAGAGCCGCCGGGCGATCGTGCGCGGCAACCTCGTCGGCATCCCGGTCAACATGCTGTTCTTCGCCGGCATCGTGGTCGTGCTCAGCGGGGCCCAGTTCAAGCTGAACGGCGAGGTCATCACCGGGCCCGAGGACATCGTGCGCTCGATCCCCAACACGTTCCTGATGGCCGCGGCGTCACTCGCGTTCATCACGCTGACGATCGCGGTGAACCTCATGGCGAACTTCGTGGCGCCGATCTACGCCCTCGTCAACCTGTTCCCACGCACGCTCGACTTCCGTCGCAGCGGCGTGGTGAGCGCCGTCATCGGCCTGGTCATCCTGCCGTGGAACCTCTACGACAACCCCACCGTGGTGAACTACTTCCTCGGCGGCCTCGGAGCACTGCTCGGCCCCATCTTCGGCGTCGTCATGGCGGACTACTGGCTGGTCCGCAAAACCCGCGTGAACGTCCCCGACCTCTACACCGACGACCAGCAGGGCGACTACTTCTACCAGCGCGGGTTCCACATGAAGGCCATCGCCGCCTTCGTGCCCGCCGCGGCCGTCGCCGTCGTCATCGCGCTGGTCCCCGCCTTCAAGTCCGCCTCCGGGTTCTCCTGGTTCATCGGCGCGATCCTCTCCGCCGTCGTCTACCTGGTCCTCGCCGACCGCAAGAAGGCGACCCGGGATGTCGACGGTGAGGCCATCGCGGTCGACGCCGCCTGA
- a CDS encoding MFS transporter translates to MQAPPPSPSTPQEQLPDPRRWWALCVLGLAQLMILLDSTIVNVALPSLQTELGMADGDRPWVVTSYTVAFGGLLLLAGRIADHMGRKRVFASGLLGFAVASAAAGAAPTAQALFAARAVQGAFAALLAASALALVATTFTDLRERRKAIAVFGALGGAGASLGVVLGGLLTQWFGWRWCLLVNVPIALLALLGTLWTPRDRTQRLTGRIDVAGAVLGCGGLTALVYACSRAEAQGWTSPGVLGVLLAGAALLTAFAWWQTRAAAPLLPPRLMRDRRRVASLLAGGALMAGQLSVSLYLTYYLQTVLDWSALASGLGFLPISLVTTATATQLGTRLLPRFGPRVMMTAGLCVSACGLFQLTLLDPDSTYAANVLPALITFSVGMGGSFLAIMTGATSDVPAQDSGIASATVNSAQQMGGSIGSAVFNTVAASAAAAFHGSPRAATLHGFTSAVWIPLALLLLAAVATATLVGHQSTRVYARANTSPRYSSEAKNGQGSGSRGA, encoded by the coding sequence ATGCAAGCTCCTCCGCCGTCACCCAGCACCCCTCAGGAGCAGCTCCCGGATCCCCGCCGCTGGTGGGCGCTGTGCGTCCTCGGTCTGGCCCAGCTGATGATCCTGCTGGACAGCACCATCGTGAACGTGGCCCTGCCGTCCCTGCAGACGGAGTTGGGCATGGCTGACGGTGACCGCCCGTGGGTCGTCACCTCTTACACGGTCGCGTTCGGCGGGCTGCTCCTGCTCGCCGGCCGCATCGCCGACCACATGGGGCGCAAGCGCGTCTTCGCCTCGGGTCTGCTCGGTTTCGCGGTCGCCTCGGCGGCGGCAGGGGCAGCCCCCACGGCGCAGGCACTGTTCGCCGCCCGCGCCGTACAGGGAGCCTTCGCCGCCCTGCTGGCGGCCTCGGCCCTTGCTCTGGTGGCCACGACCTTCACCGACCTGCGCGAGCGCCGGAAGGCCATCGCCGTCTTCGGCGCTCTCGGCGGAGCCGGAGCCTCCCTCGGAGTCGTCCTCGGCGGGCTGCTCACCCAGTGGTTCGGCTGGCGCTGGTGCCTGCTGGTGAACGTGCCCATCGCCCTCCTCGCACTGCTCGGCACGCTGTGGACTCCGCGCGATCGCACCCAGCGCCTCACCGGCCGTATCGATGTCGCGGGCGCGGTACTCGGGTGCGGCGGCCTGACCGCGCTGGTGTACGCGTGCAGCCGGGCGGAGGCTCAGGGGTGGACGTCTCCCGGCGTACTCGGCGTGCTGCTGGCCGGGGCCGCTCTGCTGACGGCGTTCGCCTGGTGGCAGACCCGGGCCGCCGCCCCGCTCCTGCCCCCGCGGCTCATGCGCGACCGCCGCCGCGTCGCCTCACTGCTGGCCGGTGGCGCGCTGATGGCGGGCCAGCTGTCCGTCTCGCTGTACCTCACGTACTACCTGCAGACCGTGCTGGACTGGTCCGCGCTGGCCAGCGGCCTGGGCTTCCTGCCCATCAGCCTCGTCACCACCGCGACCGCCACCCAGCTCGGCACACGCCTCCTGCCCCGGTTCGGCCCGCGCGTGATGATGACGGCCGGCCTGTGCGTCTCCGCGTGCGGACTGTTCCAGCTCACGCTCCTGGATCCGGATTCCACCTACGCCGCAAACGTCCTGCCCGCGCTGATCACCTTCAGCGTCGGCATGGGCGGCAGCTTCCTGGCCATCATGACCGGCGCCACCTCGGACGTACCCGCACAGGACTCGGGCATCGCCTCGGCGACAGTCAACTCCGCGCAGCAGATGGGCGGCTCCATCGGGTCCGCCGTGTTCAACACCGTGGCCGCGAGCGCGGCAGCGGCCTTCCACGGGAGCCCGCGGGCCGCCACCCTGCACGGCTTCACCTCGGCCGTCTGGATCCCCCTCGCCCTGCTCCTGCTGGCAGCGGTCGCGACGGCCACACTGGTCGGCCACCAATCTACCCGCGTATATGCGCGCGCAAATACTTCTCCTCGTTATTCGAGTGAAGCAAAAAATGGGCAGGGAAGTGGAAGTCGCGGCGCTTGA
- the arcC gene encoding carbamate kinase, whose protein sequence is MRIVVALGGNALARRGEPMTADHLRANVRSTCEALAGLARQHELVITHGNGPQVGLLALQNLAYQDVAAYPLDILGAETQGMIGYVIQQELSNALAGEREVAAIVTTTEVDEADPAFERPTKLIGPQYSAQDAAEAAAEYRWTIARDGAAFRRVVPSPAPRRIVQAPLVRMLLENGRLVVCVGGGGVPVKIDGKGRQTGMQAVVDKDLASAALAAELKADMLVMLTDGDYVSENWGTPEQRDILTASPEAIAELSFAEGSMKPKVDAAVRVAKAGGRALIGPLERIDDLLERRVGTEIRADVPEGIVFV, encoded by the coding sequence ATGCGCATCGTCGTGGCTCTCGGAGGCAACGCGCTGGCCCGTCGGGGGGAGCCGATGACGGCCGACCATCTGCGGGCGAACGTGAGGTCCACCTGCGAGGCGCTTGCCGGCCTCGCCCGTCAGCACGAGCTCGTGATCACTCACGGGAACGGACCCCAGGTGGGTCTTCTGGCTCTGCAGAACCTCGCCTACCAGGATGTGGCGGCGTACCCGCTGGACATCCTCGGCGCGGAGACGCAGGGCATGATCGGTTACGTCATCCAGCAGGAGCTCTCCAACGCTCTCGCCGGGGAGCGCGAGGTGGCGGCGATCGTCACGACCACCGAGGTCGACGAGGCGGACCCGGCCTTCGAGCGCCCGACGAAGCTGATCGGTCCCCAGTACTCCGCGCAGGACGCCGCCGAGGCGGCGGCCGAGTACCGGTGGACCATCGCGCGCGACGGTGCGGCGTTCCGGCGCGTGGTGCCGTCCCCCGCCCCGCGGCGCATCGTCCAGGCACCGCTCGTGCGCATGCTCCTGGAGAACGGCCGGCTCGTCGTGTGCGTCGGCGGTGGAGGCGTACCCGTGAAGATCGACGGCAAGGGCCGCCAGACCGGCATGCAGGCCGTGGTGGACAAGGACCTCGCCAGCGCGGCACTCGCGGCCGAGCTCAAGGCGGACATGCTGGTCATGCTCACGGACGGGGACTACGTCAGTGAGAACTGGGGGACTCCCGAGCAGCGGGACATCCTGACCGCGTCCCCGGAAGCGATCGCCGAACTGTCCTTCGCCGAAGGGTCCATGAAGCCGAAGGTCGATGCCGCGGTGCGGGTCGCGAAGGCCGGGGGACGCGCACTCATAGGACCGCTCGAACGGATCGACGACCTGCTGGAGCGCCGGGTGGGCACGGAGATCCGGGCCGACGTGCCGGAGGGAATCGTCTTCGTCTGA
- a CDS encoding oxamate carbamoyltransferase subunit AllH family protein, whose translation MTSLCTATELRVVSGDAALIAYLRALRGQGVVESVFQRTLNLLTPGERLVALAVRGGDDAPLTLVTDADAWAERGISAGQAVEFAPGVITVRTADAPLRVHTEGADEWHPILPSLTALGPGDLAAAAAALDRLVRAHGSRGGMLGPTPTASSMEAAVTRALADGRDALVRAITSADDAGMRRGVLALLGLGPGLTPAGDDFLTALALLSSLHGSRLGPFGRALQDVLLEHPGRTTRLSVTTLDEALAGRARASLLDVLRALARPSGWSDTRAAESIRTPVRHVLAIGHTSGTDILSGLVTGLRLEKELRGSL comes from the coding sequence GTGACTTCTCTGTGCACGGCCACCGAGCTGCGCGTCGTGTCCGGCGACGCCGCACTGATCGCGTACCTGCGCGCGCTCCGCGGGCAGGGCGTCGTCGAAAGTGTCTTCCAGCGGACTCTCAACCTGCTGACGCCTGGTGAGAGGCTCGTCGCCCTCGCCGTCCGAGGCGGGGACGACGCTCCCCTGACCCTCGTCACCGACGCGGACGCCTGGGCGGAGAGGGGCATCTCGGCGGGTCAGGCCGTGGAGTTCGCGCCGGGCGTCATCACCGTCCGCACGGCGGACGCACCCCTGCGGGTGCATACGGAAGGCGCAGATGAATGGCATCCCATTCTTCCGTCGCTCACGGCGCTCGGCCCGGGCGACCTCGCGGCCGCCGCCGCGGCGCTCGACCGGCTGGTACGGGCGCACGGCTCACGCGGCGGCATGCTCGGCCCGACTCCCACCGCATCGTCGATGGAGGCAGCCGTCACCCGGGCACTCGCCGACGGGCGCGACGCCCTCGTACGCGCGATCACGTCCGCGGACGACGCCGGCATGCGCCGCGGCGTCCTGGCACTTCTCGGGCTCGGCCCGGGACTGACGCCCGCGGGTGACGACTTCCTGACCGCCCTGGCCCTGCTGTCCTCGCTCCACGGCAGCCGGCTCGGCCCGTTCGGGCGGGCGCTTCAGGACGTCCTGCTCGAACACCCCGGCCGCACCACACGGTTGAGCGTCACCACGCTCGACGAGGCCCTGGCGGGACGAGCCCGCGCCTCACTGCTCGACGTCCTGCGCGCTCTGGCCCGCCCCTCCGGGTGGAGCGACACGCGGGCGGCCGAATCCATCCGCACCCCGGTCCGACACGTGCTGGCCATCGGTCACACGTCCGGCACCGACATCTTGTCCGGTCTCGTGACCGGGCTTCGCCTGGAGAAAGAACTGCGAGGTTCGCTGTGA
- the fdrA gene encoding acyl-CoA synthetase FdrA: MSITAVVKKNTYFDSVSLMSISTRANQLPGVEQAFVAMGTEMNKGVLSNLGLLTPDLGAAGTGDLVIVVEAGEEADHTALLAEIEDLLVQKAPSARGGADTVTYRTIDGAARAVPEANLAIVAVNGAYAGREARKALENGLHVMVFSDNVPIEEEVRLKQLAHSKGLFMMGPDCGTAIINNVALCFGNAVRPGTVGVVAASGTGAQEVSVRIHALGAGVSQLIGTGGRDLSEQVGGIMMIDGIRALADDPGTSVIVLVSKPPAPAVQDKVLAEIAGAGKPVVVYFVGGSEAAVTAAGGHFAASTQDAALQAVRLGVDAHAAVDELAAKQVDEVCARLAPEQRYVRGLFCGGTLCDESMYALLEVSDNVWSNIQKDPGRRLTAGSPSVGHTFLDFGDDDFTNGRPHPMIDPSLRLARLVQEAEDPQVAVILMDFVLGFGAHEDPVGVTLPAIAQARKIASDAGRHLEIVGYVLGTDLDTPDLAAQVAALEAAGVTVTRSSTETGRFARETARKAHRA, translated from the coding sequence GTGAGCATCACAGCAGTCGTCAAGAAGAACACCTACTTCGACTCGGTGTCCCTGATGTCCATCTCGACCCGGGCGAACCAACTGCCCGGCGTGGAGCAGGCGTTCGTCGCCATGGGCACCGAGATGAACAAGGGCGTGCTGAGCAACCTCGGCCTCCTCACGCCGGATCTCGGCGCCGCAGGCACCGGGGATCTCGTGATCGTCGTGGAGGCCGGCGAGGAAGCCGACCACACAGCGCTGCTGGCGGAGATCGAGGACCTCCTCGTGCAGAAGGCGCCCAGCGCGAGGGGTGGTGCGGACACGGTCACGTACCGCACGATCGACGGCGCCGCGCGCGCCGTCCCCGAGGCGAACCTCGCGATCGTCGCGGTCAACGGCGCCTACGCGGGCCGGGAAGCCCGCAAGGCGCTGGAGAACGGCCTGCACGTGATGGTCTTCAGCGACAACGTCCCCATCGAGGAAGAGGTCCGCCTCAAACAACTGGCGCACAGCAAGGGCCTGTTCATGATGGGGCCCGACTGCGGCACCGCGATCATCAACAATGTCGCGCTGTGCTTCGGCAACGCCGTGCGGCCCGGCACCGTCGGTGTCGTCGCGGCGTCCGGTACCGGCGCGCAGGAGGTCAGCGTCCGTATCCACGCGCTGGGTGCGGGTGTCTCCCAGCTCATCGGCACGGGCGGCCGCGATCTCAGCGAGCAGGTCGGCGGCATCATGATGATCGACGGGATCCGGGCGCTGGCCGACGATCCCGGGACCAGTGTGATCGTCCTCGTGTCCAAGCCGCCGGCTCCGGCGGTGCAGGACAAGGTGCTGGCCGAGATCGCGGGCGCGGGCAAGCCCGTGGTCGTCTACTTCGTCGGCGGATCCGAGGCGGCCGTGACCGCGGCCGGCGGGCATTTCGCCGCGAGCACCCAGGACGCGGCGCTCCAGGCCGTACGCCTCGGGGTCGACGCCCACGCGGCCGTCGACGAACTGGCCGCCAAGCAGGTGGACGAGGTCTGCGCCCGCCTCGCACCCGAACAGCGTTATGTGCGTGGCCTGTTCTGCGGCGGAACCCTGTGCGACGAGTCGATGTACGCGCTGCTCGAAGTCAGCGACAACGTGTGGAGCAACATCCAGAAGGACCCCGGGCGCCGCCTGACGGCCGGCAGTCCCAGCGTCGGGCACACCTTCCTCGACTTCGGCGACGACGACTTCACCAACGGCCGCCCGCACCCGATGATCGACCCGTCGCTGCGCCTGGCGCGCCTTGTGCAGGAGGCCGAGGACCCTCAGGTCGCCGTCATCCTCATGGACTTCGTCCTCGGGTTCGGAGCCCACGAGGACCCGGTCGGGGTCACGCTCCCCGCCATCGCCCAGGCCAGGAAGATCGCCTCCGACGCGGGCCGTCACCTGGAGATCGTGGGCTACGTCCTGGGCACCGACCTCGACACCCCGGACCTCGCCGCGCAGGTCGCGGCCCTGGAGGCCGCCGGAGTCACCGTCACCCGCAGCAGCACCGAGACGGGCCGCTTCGCCCGTGAGACCGCCCGGAAGGCACACCGCGCATGA